The window GAAATGATCGATCTCAGCAAGTCGACCCTGATTCCAAACCTGGCTGATAAAACCGGTGATAATTTTTTTGTTGTTCATTTTTATGTTGTTGCTTATGAACTGTAAAGCTCTCTATCCTAAGCGGGATTTACCTGTGACAATAATCACTAAATGAACTCATTTTAATTTTCTGATACGACTTAATGTTTCCCGTGCCACACCCAGATAGGAAGCTAGCTGCGTTAGACTTACCCTTTGTGTAATTTCAGGTTTGTTTTTCTGCATGAACTGATACCGCTCAGCCGGGGTATAGATTTTAAATAAGTTAGTGTGTTCCTCCTGTTCCATCAGGAGTTGTTCTAAAAGCTTTCTGCCGAATGATTCAATTTCCGGAGATTCTTTATAAAGTGAAAACAGGGCATCCCTGGGGAATTCGTATATCGCAGAGTCTTCTCCTGCCTGTATAGAAACATCAGATGGTAACGAAGAGCGCAGGCTTTTGAGGTTAGTGGTAAAATTATTTTCAATGGTAAATCCAGTGTTGATTACAATGCCCTCCTTCACGATAAAAGATCGTAAAAGGCCCTTCTCCACAAAAACAATATTGCAGCAAATTTGCCCCTGATTCAGAATATAATCCCCTTTTGCAATTTGTTTGTAGTTGATAAGACCGAACAGTTTATCAAGACTAGCTTCTGGTATGCTTCCGGCCAGCCCAATGATCTTTTGGTATAAAAGCCTCGTATTTTTGTGAGTCATTGTAGGTGTGGATTGCAGGTCCTGACAAGCATAACATCTTTACATCAGCTGTTCAAACTCTCCTGAAACGCATGGTTTATTTGTACCAGTAGTAGCTTGCAGCAGTAGCGGGGGAGATCACACTCCCTCCACATAGTCCAGCACCTTGATGCCGCTTTTTTTCATCAGTTCGCTGGCGTTGAAATCTTTGCACAGGCCCGGGGTCAGTTTGTAGTCAAAGATCATTTCGCCCTGCCTGATCTCGCTGTTAAAACTGTAATTCTTTACCAGCCCGTGCTTCCCTGCCAGATCAGCCAGGTCCAGGTCGTGCGTGGAGATTATTCCGAATGCATTTAGCTCCTCCAGCTGCTTGATCAGCGAGAAGCCGCCCCGGTGCCGGTCTTTGGAATTGGTGCCCTTGAACATCTCATCCAGCATAAAGAAGATGGATTCTCCGCTTTGAACCAGCTGCAGCAGTTGCTCTACCTTTTTCAGCTCGGCATAGAAAGAGGAAATGCCTTCCTCCAGGTTATCCTGCGTGCGCATGCTGGTGAATATCTTCAGCTCCGACACCTCTCCCCCCTTTGCGCAACAGGGTGCGCCTATCAGGGCCAGTACCAGGTTTGCGCCCACGGTTCTTAAAAAGGTGCTTTTACCGGCCATGTTCGATCCTGTGATCATGGCAATGTTTTCACGGGCTCTTAAACTAAAGTCGTTCGATCTCCTGCTTTCAGGCTTTAGCAGGGGATGTCCGAGCATTACAAAATTAATAGTGCAGGGGCCTGTTTTTATCTCCGGGAAGGTGTAGGTGGGGTTAGCGTAAGCAAATCCGGCTATGCTGCTAAGGGCCTCGAACTCGCTTACGGCAGCTGCCCAGGATTTCAGGTAGGAGCTGTTCCTGTTTTTCCATTGCTCTGTCCGGATGATCCAGTAAATATCCAGGAGCCAGAACATATTGAGTATGGCATAAAACTGGTTGCCGAAATTTCCTTTCGTGCCCTTCAGCTGCGATACCTCCAGTATTTTCTTCAGCCTGTTGATTTCGCCCGCTGCTGAATAATTTTGCTGACCAAAAACGGATTGTAGCTGCTGAAGCAGTGATGAATTGAATTTCCCGGATTCAATTTTGAGGATGAGAGACTGGTAGCCTCCCAGTATTTTGATGTTCTGATGGGTATCCCCGATGATCTCTTCGGCAACCGGCTTTAGCTTTTTGAGCACAATATAGTTGATAAGGAGCATCGCGAGCAGGGGGAGCGTGTTCAGGAGATAATTTGATGTATAGGCATAGATAAAATGGTACAGGAGTGCCAGGGTAGTTAACAGGGCCAGGGTAATGCCAGCAGCTAAGTATTTGGTTCTGTTTGGGAGCAGGTGTACCGGCTTCTCCAGCCAGGTCAGCAGTTTGTTGTAGTCACTTTTGGCATTGCGGTGGTGCATGCCGGATGCCTGGAAATCCTGCCGCCAGTCCAGGAGCGGGGCAAGCTCCTTTACAGCTTCCTGCCTGTTAACGATTACGGCTTTAGGAGCGGAGGCTGACAGCCACGCTGCCAGGCATACACTACCCGATTCTGTGGTGGTACGGTTGATCAGCTGGAAGAGTGAGTGCGACCCGAAAATATCCAGGTCTGCCACATAAGGATGATGAGGGTTGCTATAGGCTTGCCCGCCGGGGAGGTGGGAGAGTTTATTCTCCAGCCTTAAAACCTCATCTTCGTTGATTTCTTTTAAATGGATAGCATGCTGTTTCTGGTAAGCTACCCTGTTGTAGTGTTTGAGCAAAAATGCAAAGGCAAACACACAGATGGGTACTACAAAGATCAATGCCCCCACCAGCCTGGCATTGGCAAAAATTATAATGAAGATAACAGAGCCTAAAAATGCAGCTATTCTGGCTACGGAAAGCTCCTGAAGTTTGTGCCCCAGCGTTATGGCGGATGTTGTGTATTGCCGGATATTATGCTGGTAATTATTCAATGGGTTTTGCATGCTGATTTACTTTCTAATGCTGTTTTGATCCTGATGCTATTCAAAGGGCATTATGGGGCTATGTTGCTGTAAAGCTGTAAGTTAATGGTGCTGGATCCCTTTCTCCTCTGTAAGAGGATCATGTTATCAAATAGCAGGGATATTATGCGTGGCCCGACATCCGCTTGTGCTGGTCTTTGTTTAGCAGTTGCATTTCTATAACGTTCATTTTCAATTACTATTCAGGGAGCACAAGCGGATGCTTAGGCCAGCTGAGCATCGTTTGTCACGGTCTAAAGTTTCATGTTGTTCGTGTAAGCCATTTAAACGCCAAGTATCAATCCCATATCCCTATTCCCGCTCTTGTGCAAAAAGCCAGTCCAGTAAACCCGGGGTTTCCCTCACCAGGTGCCAGATGTTGTGCCCTTCTCCCTTAAATTCTGTGTATCGGGGGTCTCCGCCGGCCTTTTCCATTGCCTCAACCATGTTACGGGAGCCACTTACGGGAACGTTCCTGTCTTCTTCGCCATGGAAAGCCCAAACGGCTACATCTGCAACAGCGGGGGCAAGTTGGGGATCACCTGCACCACAAACGGGTATGGCGGCGGCAAACATATCCGGACGGGTAGTGATAAAATGCCAGGATCCGTAGCCACCCCTGGAGATGCCGGTTACGTAACGTCTGCTAGTATCAATCGGGAATTCTTTATCTAATGCCTGGATAGCGCTAAAAACCAGCGTATCTATATCGGGATAACCCGGAATGCCACCCCAGCCTGATCCTGGCGGGCAGTAGGGAATAAATACAAAGGAAGGATAATTCTTTCTGTAGAGATCGTCTGATAGTATCTGTGCAATCTCGGCTCCTTCATAACCGCCATATGGCAGGTTTACAAGCAGGGGATAGGTTGTGGTGTCCCCGTTCAGCATGTCTGTATCGTAGTTCAATGGCTTCAGCAGCAGGTATTGCAGGGTATCGCCTTTGCTATCCACAAAGGTTCTGGCATCTGCAAGCCTGGTGAGGGCCTCTGTTTTTTTAGCATTTTGTTTTTGCCAGTAGAGGGAGGAGCTGGCTTCTGTGGCAATCAGCACTCCCAAAACCAGCGTTGTACACAAAGCCAAAAATGCTCCAACTTTCACGGAGTCTGCTGCAGATCTTTGTGTGCTGGTATCGGCGAGGTCCTCCTTCAGCACCTTCTGCTCACCCATAAAATTCAGGATATACAGCAGGGGTATTAAGCTGCCAAGCAGCGAAACCCGCTGAATAATTTTTTCCAGGCTGCCATCCAGCTGAGCCTCCTGGTTATTCAAGCTCCAGAGCAATGCAGCTCCTGTCACCAGGCCAGTCAGGAAGATGGAATAGCCGGCTGTTTTTAGCCATATCTTTTTGCTTGCCCTGGAAGCCATCAGGCTGATGGCATATACCAGGTTGGCCCCTATTGACAGAAAGAGCGTGGGCATCACATAATTTACTAATCCGCCTGAAGTCAGCATGATGTAAATAACGCCGGCATGGCAAAGGCCTGCAAGAATAGCTATTGTTCCTGTATAAAATGTGATCCTGTATTTCTTATGATAGTAGTACTTCAGCAGGAAGAATGATCCTGCCAGCGTAATGGCGTTGGTTACCAGAAACCAAATTGGGAATGATTCTAGCGCAAAGATTGCGGGGCCAAGCAGAATGCGGAGGGTGCCCTGAAAAACACTGGCAGCGACTATCAGTATGATGAAGAAGTTCGCAAAATGGTAAAAGCTTTTGTTCATGGCTGGTTTGTAATAGTAATGTTCCGCTTTGTCGCGCCTTATTTGTTTTCAGTTACTGCTTGTTTGCCTGAGCTGTTTCTTCGGGTTTATCCGTTTTTATTTCATGCTCCTCAATCTTCGACTGCTCCGGATCATGTACTTGTTCTGGTTTATGTGCCGGCACTGGTTCATTTGTTTTTGCCAGTGAAACCAGGCCACCAATTGCGCCCAGGTTCATGGTATCGAGCGCGGAGCTGGGCACAATCACCATGGATCCTTTTTCCTTCAGGCCCTCAAACAGCATGTTCATGCCCCTTAGGTGCAGCGCCACCGGGTTATCGATATACTGCTGGCTGGCTTTCGCAAATTTCTCTGCAATTTCGGTTTCGGCAGTACCCAGAATCACCCTGGCCCGCCGCTCTCTTTCTGCCTGTGCTTCCTTGCTCATGGCATCGGCCAGTATGCGGGGAATTACAATATCTTTGATGCCTACATTCTGAATCGTAATGCCCCATGGGCTGGTGTTCTCATCCAGCATGTGTTGTAATACATCCGCTACCTTATCTCTTTCCTGGAGCAGGTCCGACAGTTCGTGTTTTCCGATCACATCCCGTAAGCCCGTCTGGGCAATATAGCCAATAGCGGTTACATATTCCTGCACTTCCAGGGCGGCTTTCTCCACATCCCAAACGGTCCAGTAGACCACGGCATCCACATTTACCGGAACGGTATCTTTTGTCAGGGTCTGTTCTGCTGTAAAGTCAGTAACCCTCACCCGCTGGTCAATATAGTTATCTACCTTATCAAGGATGGGAATGATGAAAAATATACCGGGTCCTTCAAGGCCCTTGTATTTGCCCATTCTTAACACAACCGCCTTTTCCCATTGATCGGCTATGTGGATGGAGCTGGTTACCAGCAAGGAAATTATCAGGAAAAATACCAGCAGGGGAATGTTGATGTAGCCCCAGTAAAACAGTGCTGCAAAACTTCCAACCAGTAAAATAAATACCGTTACCGAAACTGCATTAAGCCCGCTTTTGACATTTTTATTTGTTTTCATCTGTTGTTAATGGTTAAAAGGTACGGTAGCTGTTCTGTTGTGGTAATCCCTGTTTGTTGTAATTGCGCTTTATGCGACAGCTGTCTTATGCCTGTTTTTGTAGTTGGCTTATAATGTCATCTATTGAAAATCCATAGCTAAAGGCGATGGAGGTAAACTCATGACATATTTCTTCCAGCTTGTCATTCTTCTCTTTATCTGAAAGCTGTATCGTAATGTCGCCGATAAAGGTGCCGGTGCCCTGCTGGGTTTCCAGCACATGCTGAATTTCCAGCTCTCTGTAGGCTTTAGCAACTGTATTCAGGTTTACTTTCAGATCTACAGCCAGCGATCGCACAGTCGGCAGCTGTTCTCCTGTCTTCAACTTTCCTGTAGCAATACCATATCTGATCTGATCGATAATTTGCCGATAAAATGGAGTACCTGTTTTAGGGTCTAATTTAAAATCAATCATTGTGACATTGGCATAGTAACCTATTGTACTATATGTATAGTACAAGTATACAATATCTTTTGTTTAAAAAAAAGCAGTATCTGGTTTTCTATACAGGATTGCGTGGCAGGGGCTTCCGGGCAGCTAAGCAGGCGTGTGTTCTGTATTTTATCCCTGCCAGCAGCACCAGGAGGGGCGTATAGGCACCAAACGTCTGCATCAGCAGTGTATAATCAGCTTTTTGAATCACTGAAGATTCCGGTTTCAAAGCCATCGATGCTCCTGCTGTTTTTTTCTTTCCAGTAGTCTGCTAATCGCTCCTCGCCCTGTTTTTCAGCCCAGGATTTCAGCTGTGTTCTTTCCTCTTTGAAATCCATAAAGGGAACGGCAAAGCCGCAGGAGGTCTGCACCAGCTCCACCTCCATTTCTATGATTTGCCGGGATCCGGCTATTTGGGGAAACAGCCTGCTGAGGCTATGGTATGGTTCATCCCGCTGATGGTATATCTTGGCTGTTCCATACAGGCGCAGAATCATTGGTTTGCCCATAAAAGCGCAGAACATAATGGTCATCCTGTTATTTTTAATCAGGTGCGCAGCTGTTTCGTTTCCGCTGCCCGTGAGGTTGAGCCAGGCTATTTTATTGGGCCCCAGCACCCGGAAGGTATCCATGCCTTTTGGGGAGATATTCACCTGGCCTTCTTCAGCTGCCGTTCCCACAAAGAAAATTTTCTGTTCCTGTATAAATTCCTGTAGCTCAGGACTTATTGCAGCGAATTTTTTTCCCATTTTGTTTTTATTTATATCCATCGGCAGCCTACTTATTCAGCAGTATCCGGTATGGGTAGGAGAGCTAATTTTATATTAATTGTTTGCCAACTTCTTCTGTTTCGGTATCAAAAACCAGGATGCCCTCTATGCCTTGTTCCAGCTGCGCGAGCAGCACCCCATCTTTTGACCAGATGGCACTGTTGCCCACGCTTAGGAAATTATCGCAGTAGCCAATGCTGTTGGCCATGAGGACGGGCATGGCGTATTTGGCAGCAATTTGGGGATAATGCTGCAGGGCTTTGGCTACTCCGCTGGCAGACTTTGCCACGCTTGCCAGGTAAATTTGTGCCCCCAACTTAACGGCATTTTCCGCATGTGCGAGCTGCAGGCTTTCGTAACAGATGGCGGGAGCAATCTTTTTATTGCCAAGCTGCAGAATGAGTTGCTCGCTGCCCGGCTCAAAATAGGGATACTCGTCGGTATGAAGCTGTTGTTTGGAGTAAGTTTGCCTGGGCTGACCGGGCTGAAAAATCAGCATGCTGATCTGCACGCCCGTTATGGTTTTAGTGGGCAGGCCAAGCCCAATCGTGACCTGGCTGGAATTGCTGATGCGCTGAAAGATATGGAGCTGGGGAATTTCCTGCTCGATAGCCAGTGCCATGGCCAGTGCAGGTTCATAACAGGTGAGGGAAAGCTCCGGAAAGAAAATGGCATCGGCCTGTAAGAACACAGCAAGCTCTATAAACCCCAGGTGGGCTTTAATGTTTGCAGCAATATTGCCTTTAAAGGGCCGTATCTGGGCGATGCAGATTTTCATTTCATGACCTCTCTGAGTTACGGGCAAACCCCAATTAAAAAGCAGGGGCCGAACACCGCCGTGCGCCGGCCACCGTAAGCGGGCCTCCCCGTGCTTGGATGTGGAGGATAAGTTAGTGGTTTGGTGCGCAAAGTCAAAGCGCTGCTGCAGCCTTTGTGAGATGTTACAGGTCAGGATGGCTACCGGCCGTGCTGGCTTAGCTCTTTTGGATATTTGTCTGCTATCAGATTCAAATTAATGTTATGTTCCAGATATGCTTTCAATCTATCCAGTACAGTGGTGAAACCGCCTGTATTGTCCTTGATCGCAGCAATCAAAGCATCTCCTGACTGGCTGAAACCGTAGTTACATAAGTGCTGTTTTCATCTAATGCGGTAAATAGAAAGTCAACGGTGGTGGAGGGTTCATCCCATTCAATGGAGATGCTTTGATTGGGCACCAGCTCTTTCACCAAAACCTTTGTGGATACTCCATACATTTCCCACTCCCAGGTAATTGTTTTGCCCACCTCCAGCTTACCACTTGCTTTTGTGAACCAGAAGTTTCTGGTGATGGCCGGATCAACAAATGCATGAAAAACTGTTTCAGCGGATTTTCTGATCAGCATTTGTATTTCTACTGCTGGTGAAAGCGTATTTTCCATATTGCATATTTGTTAAAGGTGGCCAGGCTGGCTGAACCTTTGCTATTCTGTAAAAAATCGTCAGCTTCAGGGGCTGACGGTGAATTTAATATTTTGTCTGTAGCTATAAAACAATGTACAGCCGCATGGCAGGTGAAAATTATCATGCCTTGGCAGGCATGGGGTACTAAACCGGCTGGTGGTTCAGCATCCGGTTAATTCCTAATTTGTCTTTGAACGAGGCAAGGTAAGTGCCCCGGAACATATCCTCTAAGGGCATGGATACTATCTTCAATAAACCTGTCTGCGGTATACAATTCAGACCCTTAGCGAACCACGGAACCCCCTGGCTGCATAATAGGATTGTGCACCATTGTGATACACAAATACGTTTCCATAGCGAAAATCTGCAAAGAGGGCGCCACCGAGCTCCCTGATAGCAGCAGGTGTAATGATCCAGCTTGACGTTTTCATATCGAAATTCCCCAGTTGCTGCAATGCCCGGTATTGTTCTTCGGTTAAAAGCGCAATGCCCATGGACGCTGCCATATCAATCGCATTATTTGCCGGTTTATGTTCTTTCCTGGATTCCTGACCTTCACGGTCGTAACAAACACTTCTGCGGCCTTTAGGACTTTCTGCTGAACAATCATAGAAAATGTATTCACCCGTCCCCTTATCATAACCAATAACATCCGGTTCTCCGCCAGTATTTTCCATTTCGCTGAGTGACCAGAGTTTATCAGGATTAGCCTCCAGCTTTGCCTTTACCTTAGCCCATTCAAGGTCTTTATGGCGGTTCATGTTCTGCTCAAATCGGGCTTTTAATGTTCTTATTAACTCTTCAGCCTGCCCGGGCAACAACTGCTTTTTACTGCTAATAATTTTGTTCATAGTTGTATGTTGTTTCTGTTAAATAGGCGTGTCAATCGTATAATTCCCCAAATTTATTTCAAAGTGTACCAGTCAATATATCAGGCGCATCGACTAAATTTCCAGTATTGCAAGGGAATGCTTTCTATTCATTTACTTAAGTAGCAGAAATGATTTTTCTGTCTGCGGGCCTGAAATACCACGATACCACCGTCAGGATGAGCAGTAGCAGGGAGGGGAATATCTCATTCACTGAATCACCCGATGCAATGCGTGAAAATGTTGCTCCCGACATGGCAAAGAAAAAGCCTGCATAGGCCCATTCCTTTAGCAAAGGAGCTTTAGGAATAAGTATTGCTACAACTCCAAGGATTTTCCAAATACCCAGTAAGGTTAGCAGGTAGAGCGGATAGCCCAATTGCGCAATGTTGTCTGCTTCCTCCTCCAATTTCAACAACTGTACTATTCCGGTGGATAGCATCCCTAAGGCAAGCCAGACGGTGGATACCCAATAGATGATTTTATTTCTCTTTGTCATATGGCCTTAATTTGCTTACGATGTCCTGCAAGCGGTTATGGGCTCCGTTAATACCTTGTGCAAAGGGTAACTTCAGCATCTGGTCCCTGTCTGCTACTGATTTATACACGATATGCATGCTGAGTTTGCTGCTATCGTCTGTGAGTTGTTCAAACACCAGGAACTCAAGCTGAACAGGAAACGGCGTATGCTCCATTTCAAATGTCCGGGTGATTTTCCGGTTTTGAACAAACTCGTGGATTACCCCATTGAAGCCATATTTGTTTCCTTTAGGATCGGTGGTTTCAAACTGCCAGCTGCCGTGCTTTTTACATTCAAGTTTCAGCACTTTGGTTCCCATCCATTGCTCAACAATATCAGGTTCTACGTACGCCTTAAAAAGTAATTCCAGGGGTAATTCAAATTCCCTCGTAATCACTATTTCCTGTTTGCCATCTTCGGCATTGACTTTTGTTTTTCGTTCCATATGCTTCTATTCTTTTGGCTTGTACTGTTTCATGATGGCTTCCAGTTTATTAAACCTGTCGTCCCACATATTGCGGAAGGGTTCAATGAAGTCTGCTATTTCCTTTATCTTACCGGGATTTAAGTGATAGTAGATCTCTCTGCCGTTTTGCTCCTGTGCAAGCAGTTCGCACTCGGTGAGTATTTGCAGGTGTTTTGAAACAGTTGGTCTTGCGGTGTCAAAGTTCGAGGCTATTGCACCTGCTGTCATGGATTGTGAAGCAAGTAACAGCAGTATCGCCCTTCTGGTAGGGTCTGCTATGGCTTGGAAAACATCTCGCCTTAAATTCATTATGTAGCTATTTGACTACAAATATATGTGTAGCCATTTAACTTCGCATTTGTTTGCCTTCTTTTGTCATTTCGCCCTGAAAAAAATATACTCCGATTTGCCCTACCTGCCAGGTATAAGCTTAGTGCGGTGTTTCGGAGCAATTCATAGTTCGCCTACCGCTGAGTTTATTAGAAGCAGAAAAGCTCGGTTTTAGTCGTTAAGCCGCATTGCACTTATACAGTGTTAGGGGTTCGTTTTTTACTTATCTTCTATCA of the Flammeovirgaceae bacterium 311 genome contains:
- a CDS encoding Crp/Fnr family transcriptional regulator (COG0664 cAMP-binding proteins - catabolite gene activator and regulatory subunit of cAMP-dependent protein kinases), with product MTHKNTRLLYQKIIGLAGSIPEASLDKLFGLINYKQIAKGDYILNQGQICCNIVFVEKGLLRSFIVKEGIVINTGFTIENNFTTNLKSLRSSLPSDVSIQAGEDSAIYEFPRDALFSLYKESPEIESFGRKLLEQLLMEQEEHTNLFKIYTPAERYQFMQKNKPEITQRVSLTQLASYLGVARETLSRIRKLK
- a CDS encoding DNA mismatch repair protein MutS domain-containing protein (COG0249 Mismatch repair ATPase (MutS family)) — translated: MQNPLNNYQHNIRQYTTSAITLGHKLQELSVARIAAFLGSVIFIIIFANARLVGALIFVVPICVFAFAFLLKHYNRVAYQKQHAIHLKEINEDEVLRLENKLSHLPGGQAYSNPHHPYVADLDIFGSHSLFQLINRTTTESGSVCLAAWLSASAPKAVIVNRQEAVKELAPLLDWRQDFQASGMHHRNAKSDYNKLLTWLEKPVHLLPNRTKYLAAGITLALLTTLALLYHFIYAYTSNYLLNTLPLLAMLLINYIVLKKLKPVAEEIIGDTHQNIKILGGYQSLILKIESGKFNSSLLQQLQSVFGQQNYSAAGEINRLKKILEVSQLKGTKGNFGNQFYAILNMFWLLDIYWIIRTEQWKNRNSSYLKSWAAAVSEFEALSSIAGFAYANPTYTFPEIKTGPCTINFVMLGHPLLKPESRRSNDFSLRARENIAMITGSNMAGKSTFLRTVGANLVLALIGAPCCAKGGEVSELKIFTSMRTQDNLEEGISSFYAELKKVEQLLQLVQSGESIFFMLDEMFKGTNSKDRHRGGFSLIKQLEELNAFGIISTHDLDLADLAGKHGLVKNYSFNSEIRQGEMIFDYKLTPGLCKDFNASELMKKSGIKVLDYVEGV
- a CDS encoding peptidase-like protein (COG4099 Predicted peptidase), producing the protein MNKSFYHFANFFIILIVAASVFQGTLRILLGPAIFALESFPIWFLVTNAITLAGSFFLLKYYYHKKYRITFYTGTIAILAGLCHAGVIYIMLTSGGLVNYVMPTLFLSIGANLVYAISLMASRASKKIWLKTAGYSIFLTGLVTGAALLWSLNNQEAQLDGSLEKIIQRVSLLGSLIPLLYILNFMGEQKVLKEDLADTSTQRSAADSVKVGAFLALCTTLVLGVLIATEASSSLYWQKQNAKKTEALTRLADARTFVDSKGDTLQYLLLKPLNYDTDMLNGDTTTYPLLVNLPYGGYEGAEIAQILSDDLYRKNYPSFVFIPYCPPGSGWGGIPGYPDIDTLVFSAIQALDKEFPIDTSRRYVTGISRGGYGSWHFITTRPDMFAAAIPVCGAGDPQLAPAVADVAVWAFHGEEDRNVPVSGSRNMVEAMEKAGGDPRYTEFKGEGHNIWHLVRETPGLLDWLFAQERE
- a CDS encoding membrane protease subunit, stomatin/prohibitin (COG0330 Membrane protease subunits, stomatin/prohibitin homologs), with protein sequence MKTNKNVKSGLNAVSVTVFILLVGSFAALFYWGYINIPLLVFFLIISLLVTSSIHIADQWEKAVVLRMGKYKGLEGPGIFFIIPILDKVDNYIDQRVRVTDFTAEQTLTKDTVPVNVDAVVYWTVWDVEKAALEVQEYVTAIGYIAQTGLRDVIGKHELSDLLQERDKVADVLQHMLDENTSPWGITIQNVGIKDIVIPRILADAMSKEAQAERERRARVILGTAETEIAEKFAKASQQYIDNPVALHLRGMNMLFEGLKEKGSMVIVPSSALDTMNLGAIGGLVSLAKTNEPVPAHKPEQVHDPEQSKIEEHEIKTDKPEETAQANKQ
- a CDS encoding putative transcriptional regulator (COG1725 Predicted transcriptional regulators), which gives rise to MIDFKLDPKTGTPFYRQIIDQIRYGIATGKLKTGEQLPTVRSLAVDLKVNLNTVAKAYRELEIQHVLETQQGTGTFIGDITIQLSDKEKNDKLEEICHEFTSIAFSYGFSIDDIISQLQKQA
- a CDS encoding pyridoxamine 5'-phosphate oxidase-related FMN-binding protein, which codes for MDINKNKMGKKFAAISPELQEFIQEQKIFFVGTAAEEGQVNISPKGMDTFRVLGPNKIAWLNLTGSGNETAAHLIKNNRMTIMFCAFMGKPMILRLYGTAKIYHQRDEPYHSLSRLFPQIAGSRQIIEMEVELVQTSCGFAVPFMDFKEERTQLKSWAEKQGEERLADYWKEKNSRSIDGFETGIFSDSKS
- a CDS encoding amidohydrolase (COG0388 Predicted amidohydrolase) encodes the protein MKICIAQIRPFKGNIAANIKAHLGFIELAVFLQADAIFFPELSLTCYEPALAMALAIEQEIPQLHIFQRISNSSQVTIGLGLPTKTITGVQISMLIFQPGQPRQTYSKQQLHTDEYPYFEPGSEQLILQLGNKKIAPAICYESLQLAHAENAVKLGAQIYLASVAKSASGVAKALQHYPQIAAKYAMPVLMANSIGYCDNFLSVGNSAIWSKDGVLLAQLEQGIEGILVFDTETEEVGKQLI
- a CDS encoding Activator of Hsp90 ATPase 1 family protein (COG3832 Uncharacterized conserved protein), which gives rise to MERKTKVNAEDGKQEIVITREFELPLELLFKAYVEPDIVEQWMGTKVLKLECKKHGSWQFETTDPKGNKYGFNGVIHEFVQNRKITRTFEMEHTPFPVQLEFLVFEQLTDDSSKLSMHIVYKSVADRDQMLKLPFAQGINGAHNRLQDIVSKLRPYDKEK
- a CDS encoding ArsR family transcriptional regulator (COG0640 Predicted transcriptional regulators), translated to MNLRRDVFQAIADPTRRAILLLLASQSMTAGAIASNFDTARPTVSKHLQILTECELLAQEQNGREIYYHLNPGKIKEIADFIEPFRNMWDDRFNKLEAIMKQYKPKE